TTACTGTGAAATCACTCTTCAAGTATCAAATGTCTTAGTTTATGGAGAAATAGGAATCACAAACCAGCTTATAGTGGAACCTAGAGTCTTCACTGATTAAATGGAGTTAGTTGACAACAGAAgatgaaaatgcaaaatatttcCTGGTTACAGTTTTCAGATGTGaggttttgttgcttttctttacCATAAATCAATGACTTGgggttttggtttttgtgtttaacatttatttgtcactTGTAGCTGTTTGTGGAGCAGCAGAATCCGAATGTGAAGTGGGATTTAAATCAGAAACTGACTTTATGAAGCATTTTATCATCAATATTTTTGCTTTAACTCTAACTAAAATCTGCTTCCAGAATAAAGTCACACATTCACGTGTTAAAATCCCAGTGTGAATGTGTCCTGTGTCACCTCATATTAAAGTGCCTAACTCTTTTACTACCATTGTGTTATTGCACCTCACTTGACTTTTATGTTTGCCACATTTCTAGTTTTCACTTCTAACCTCtagttattattgttgttatagTTATTTCAGAAAAACAACCACATTTTTAATCCTGCTGGTTTTACGCAGCCTGTTACAGATTTGTCAAACCTGGGAACTCGATCACATCCACAGATGAGACTGAGTGATGTTTTACATAACATAGATTACTGTGTGCATTagaatatgttttatgtgtttataatttataaacatgaattaaaacacaactttatatcccctgtattttatattttattgaaataaagtAGTAATACGTAAAGTAGTAAGTAGTATAAGTCAAACTAATCAGCTGGGTCCctgttgactttgttttaatattataactGTAGAAAGTTTTAAACTACAACAGCACAAAACCGTCCATGTTTTAACACAGAATATAggtaaaaaacataatttatttttgttctcttCCAGGTAACATCAGGATCCAGCAGCTAACATGGCCACTGAGTGAGTAAACTGTTATTCATCAGTAAATTTATGTTTATTGTCCTGTTCAGGAGCAgaattttaacacattttaaaatgttctgagCCAGTGAGCAGAGGcattaaattacttttcatttgttttcatagtttaGCGTcctgttaatgtgttaatgtgtttttgtctgcaggaaAAGACTGTCTGCAAGGCGTAAGCATACTCTGAAAGTAAGAAATGAATCACTATGAATATAAATCTTCATTTCTCACCCTTACTCTGAAACTTCAGCTGAATTCTCTTACGGTTTGTGGTCATGTCATCTGCAGAGCTGTATGCTGGTGGTAGCAAATACTTTGCTGGAGGCTGAAGCAGAGAAGAAGGTTGAGGAGAGGGAGAAGTTTCTGGCAGACAAATGTCCTCCAATGGACCTGCCGTACTCCAGGGACGAGCTCCTGGTGAGGCCGCCGTCCTGGTTTTCAACTGTGTCaatgataaaacacagagaagtcAGGTTACAGGCACATTTCTGAGGAAAACAGTCTGAACTCAATCCCAATCCTCTTCCATAGAGAATAACAGTTGATTATTggatttgattgattgatatgATTATATCCTGTATTAATAAGGCTCTAAAATAAGTCTAGTCGAGTAAAAAAAGTACAACACTTGACAGTCAGTGTCATGGGAGTATTAACAGTACGATTTATTGATATGATTTCACATTGTAGCTAATTGCGTTTATATTCTGTGGGTTTTAATCAGCTTAAATCTATTTTAGCCAAGATTATGTCACATTCATTTGCTTCAGTCATTACttaaatcaatcaaataaaaaaaatcaacaaaataaaatgttctcttcAGGAACTTTGCCAGAAACTTCATGAGCAGATTGACATcagtgaagaggagagataCTGCATAGAGTTCAAGCTGAACATGGTTCTGAACGAGGTGAGAAACTTTCCCAGGTTAATTTACAGCCGTGTCCCAACATTAGCTGACATCATTCCACATTATTTATACATGTTTATTAGTATATCATCTCTGTAAATGCTGCAGCTAACACTGCTAACATGATAACCACCAGTATTATAAATGTAACAGCGAAACTGCTGTAAACTGCGTCTTTGCTTTTGTGTAGAACACATCTACTCACTGACACGGTTCATTACACTGATCTCACCTTTGTGTCGTGTTATTAAACAGCAGCTTTCAAGTGTTTTCACCGTGACTCACTTCTAATATGAAAACTATTTGAAAATTGGAAAagacatctgtttttttttataacaataaaactgtgttgtttgtattttacttaTTGAGTCAAAGAAAAGACTTGGTAATAAAGATCACGGCTGGCTGCGGTGACACAATACGATGCACTTTATCAGCCCCATGGGGAAATTTGCTGGCGTAGCTTCTGTGCATTATTTTGACATGAGGGAAGTATAAAACAGCTtaaaacataaactgtgttGCATATCAGTGCTTATACAACAGAATAATATTACCTTGTATATCAATGACTACAATATAAACTTAACCATGGACCTGGCTGTGAACAGACACTGAGTGAATTCAAACAAATTATGACAGAAATGATATGAAGCCTGGGGTTTTGGGGCCCCTGGGCAGTTGCCCACTTTGCCCTGTTTGTTATCCATCCTTGGAAACAAAGTGGACCACAGTTGGAATTAAAGCctagaagaaagacagaagtgGAGTTTTAGTAGCCAGTAAACACTTCGCATTTCTGATCAAACTCATGATTTCACTTATAATCAAATTCATTCACTGCTCCTTCGTTCCCCTATAAAGGTCAGAGACCTCAACATAAAGATTGTGGATCTGAGGGGAAAGTTCAAGAGACCTCGTCTGAAGAAGGTTCGTATGTCTGCTGACGCCATGCTGAAGGCTCTGCTGGGTTCCAAACATACAGTCAACATGGACCTGAGGGCCAACCTGAAGCAGGTCAAGaaggaggtgaaagaggaggTGAGCCGCTAACTGCTTTATCTGGTTTGGTACCTGATCCACAGGCTGAAGTTTagtgtgttcactgtgttctctgttcAGTTTTAAAGGGAAAGTGGGTTTTTATAGAAATGTCGAGAGCTGCACActcaaattagttttttctgtgtcttgttaatatgatttgctgctttttcgTTCTCTTCTTCAGGTCATCATCTAAACTAAATGATTTGTATCTGTGTCCACAGGACAAGCAGCTGCGTGATGTGGGCGACTGGCGTAAGAACATTGAAGACAAGTCTGATAGGAAGAAGATGTTTGACAGTTAAATATGATCCGTCATCAACTGTTTTGGCTTAAGAGTAATTATTTCAGGACAGAATTCAGGTCAAATGTCTTTGTATCTGAAGAGTTTTGTTCTGAAAAGCTGGATATCTGTTAGAAACTCACCTTTTACCCTTTTTAACAAACAGACCTGAAAGCTGTGGAAAGCGCAACTACAACGAGTACAAGTTAATCAAGTACAATGtgtgtactactactactactgcaaaTGTAGGAAATCTAGTTTTTCAGCTGCGATTGATGAAGCAGAGTCGGGTTCGTTTCTGAATTcgttatttcattttcattttggaaCAAAACTCTTCAGTTACATTTAAGCTGCCTTCTGCTTTTGCCTGTATTGTCATTGTACTGTGATTTATTTGGACTGTATCTACTGATGTTACTTAGTGTTGAACCAACCGGTTTTGTTCTATAAAAGCTGAGTTATACTTCAACTTGGAGAAacaccagaaataaaaaaaaataaattaaaaaattgcTGAATTTATTTACCGTGACTATTTGAACTGTATGTTTCACTGTAGCTGATGTCAAGTCGGCAGAATCAAGTCATGTTTTCTAAACTGTTCAGAATGTGAAACGTGTCTtcaaatgtttgtcttgttgctgtcACATTAAAAACCACCGCTTCCTGTTAATCTCTTCCAAAGCCTTGTTGAATTTGTAAACTCTCATTTTTAGATGTTAATCAGTGTCTGTGCTCAGTTGAAGACTTTCATGTAAAAGACCTGAACATTTTGGAAACATGTAGGTGACATTAGcattagctaattagctaatgTCAGTAGCTACAGGTATAAAGATGATTCCAACTGTGAGGCTTTTTAAGAAGACTTGTAAAGAAACATATTCTACTAAACAATCAGCTTTTCATTCTGCACAGTTTACAGGTTTATAGCTTTGCTAGCTTATGCTAATGTTGCTAACCAAATAGAAATtaaagattttagatttttgttgcATTATACAATACATTCCTTCTCAGGCCACATAAAATCCATTACACACttgtaaaagttatttttttttatatttaacatttattttgtaagtgATAACTAACATGGCTAACAAGCCATTATACTGTTTAAATGGGTTAGtttaaaaaatcacatttttatgtttgacaACTCTTTAAAAGTCTCTTTAGTGAACAAAGACTGTGATTAACTGTGGTATCTGTTGACTTTTGAAGTAATGTTCTAATAATTTACTATTCCACATTACAAATGGAGAATTCTCGGCCTTCGTCCACGGAGCAGAGCGATGGTGAGTGATTCAACCAAATATCTATATTTTGTGTCGCACTTTTCCACAGTAAATTAATTCATACATGAATTATTGTTTTCCTTGTAGACGGACGTGACCTGTTTGATTTGGTTCATTCATTTTCCTGATGCTGTCAGGTAAAAACCCTCTCGTCCGATACTTAAAGGTTATTTCTGTGGGAATATTGGTGAGTAACAAAAGTGCATCAGTGTGTTCTGCCTTGATCGTATGGGTTTAGTGTAGCGACCGTGTGAAACACCTGTCAGGATGTCAGATGTTCAGTTTAAAGGCTCCTTCTAGTCCCAGGGTGGTCCTGGTCACGACAAGCTCTAATCTGAACTCACAGAACAGTTTGGCATTTCTTTCATGTCCAAAACCGGTTCTGTTATATGTACTGCACTGACTGGACAAATATATGTTACTCTCATTATGACCCACGTCTCTTTAGCAGTGAACACTTCTCAGAAGCCTCAACAATGACTTGTGTACTTGGCATGTCGTTCCTCAGAGTTTCTGCAGGTTATATTTGACCTCTGCTGACGGCTGCATCATATCCTCAGATAACAGCTGCCTCTTCATTGAGACTCACACCAGCCACAATTAGAAATGAGAGAACAGAGTGGGAGAGCCATGTGGAGAGGGGAGAGCTGCAGCCGTTTACAGTGTTCGCCGTGCA
This DNA window, taken from Anabas testudineus chromosome 6, fAnaTes1.2, whole genome shotgun sequence, encodes the following:
- the LOC113165181 gene encoding troponin I, fast skeletal muscle-like; its protein translation is MATEKRLSARRKHTLKSCMLVVANTLLEAEAEKKVEEREKFLADKCPPMDLPYSRDELLELCQKLHEQIDISEEERYCIEFKLNMVLNEVRDLNIKIVDLRGKFKRPRLKKVRMSADAMLKALLGSKHTVNMDLRANLKQVKKEVKEEDKQLRDVGDWRKNIEDKSDRKKMFDS